Below is a window of Leifsonia sp. NPDC080035 DNA.
AGCCGGCGCGGGTCGCGCGGGTCGCCCGGAGCGCCCGCCTCTCCGTCCGGCCGCACGACCACCAGCTGCACCGCATCCCGCGCGAGCCGCGACATCAGGGCGAGGGAGGCGCCGAACGCGTTCGGCGCGCCCGTCGCCTGGCCCGCGACCAGGCGCATCCCCTCGCGGGCCGCGCGTTCGTAGCGCCGGTCGCCGGTCATCAGGAACAGCGTGTGCGCCGCGCCGGCCATCGCGCTGAGCCCCGACGGGTACGCCCCCTCGGAGGGATCGACGCGCACCGCGAGCCCTGTCGCCTCCAGCACCGGGTCGCCGCCGCCCGGCGTCTCGAACGGGCAGTCGCCGCCCAGCACCGCTCCCGCCGCATCCAGGCACAGGTCGACCAGGTCGCGGGCGGCGGAGGCGAACCCGGCGTCGCCGCCCGCGAGCGACAGCTCCAGCAGGCCGGCGGCCAGCCCGCCGTAGTCCTCCAGCGTCGCACCGGCGTCGGAGACGCGCTCGCCGAGCGACGCGCGCAGCAGGGTGCCGTCCTCCCTCCTGTGCCTCTCGAGGAGCGTTCGCGCCACCTCGCCGGCCGCGACGATCCACGCCGGGCGGTCCAGGATGCGCGCCGCGCGCGCCAGCGCACCGATCGCGAAGCCGTTCCAACCGGTCAGCACCTTCGCGTCCACCGGCGGCGGCTCCAGCCGGGCGCGCTCGGCGGGCGGCCGGCGGTAGTACTCGCCCTCCACCCGCGCGCCGTCGATGACGCTCTCCGAGTCCTGGGCGGACGCGAACCCGCCGCCGGGCCGGCGCAGGACGGCGAGGTGGAAGGCGGCCACCGCGTCCGCGGTCGTCTCCGCCCACGCCTCCCCGGTCTGCTGCCAGGCGGTCGCGTAGGTGTCGAGCAGCAGCGCGTTGTCGTACAGCATCCGCTCGTAGTGCGGCTCGCTCCAGTCCCGCCGGGTCGCGTAGCGGAAGAAGCCGCCGTCGAGCTCGTCGCGCAGGGCCGACGCGGCCATCCTCCGCAGTGTGCGCAGCCCGAGGTCGCGGCCGGACGGCTGCTCCAGCAGGAAGCCGAGCACGGGTGCCACGGGGAACTTCGGCGCGGTGCCGAACCCGCCGTAGAGCGGATCCTCCACCGAGGCAAGGAGCGCCACCGCCGCATCCAGCTCGCGGTCGCCGGGGAGGTCGGCGACGCTCGTCGCCTCGGCGGCGGCCGCGCCGAGCGCCGCGACGACCTTGCCCGCGTCGGCCTCGACCTCGGTCCTGCGCTCCTGCCACGCGTCCCAGACCGCGTCGAGCACCTGGCCGAACGAGGCGCGGCCACCCACCGGCAGGGGCGGGAAGTAAGTCCCGGCGAAGAACGCGCGGCCGGTCGAGGTGGCGAAGACGGTCAGCGGCCAGCCCAGGTTGTCGGTGAAGGCGCTCGCGGCGGAGAGATAGGCGGCATCCACGTCGGGATGCTCCTCCCTGTCCACCTTGATCGCCACGAACCGTTCGTTGAGGCTCTGCGCCAGCACCGGATCGCTGAAGCTCTCGCGCGCCATCACGTGGCACCAGTGGCAGGTGGCGTAGCCGATCGAGATCAGCACGGGGACATCCCGCCGCCGCGCCTCGGCGAACGCCTCCGGGCCCCACGGGAACCAGTCCACCGGGTTCTCCGCGTGGGCGCGCAGGTACGGGCTGATCGCGTCCGCGAGCCGATTCGCCATGCGCACACCCTACGACCGTCCTGGTAGCGTTGTGGATATGGTTGCAAACGCAAATACCCCGCTTCTCACCCTGAACAACGGCACCACGATCCCCCAGCTGGGCTTCGGCGTCTTCAAGGTGGACCCGGCCGAGACCACGCGCATCGTCACCGACGCGCTCGAGGTCGGCTACCGCCACATCGACACCGCCGCCATCTACGGCAACGAGGAGGGCGTCGGCGCCGCGATCGCCTCCTCCGGCATCCCCCGCGACGAGCTCTTCGTGACCACCAAGCTGTGGAACGACCGGCAGACGGACGCGCCCGCCGCGTTCGACGAGTCGCTCGCCAAGCTGGGTCTCGACTACGTCGACCTGTACCTGATCCACTGGCCGACCCCGCAGAAGGACACCTTCGTCGAGGCCTGGAAGGCGCTGGAGACCATCTACGCCTCGGGCCGCGCGAAGGCGATCGGCGTCTCCAACTTCCTCGTCCCGCACCTGGAGAAACTGCTGGCGAACACGGACATCGTGCCGGCCGTCAACCAGATCGAGCTGCACCCGGCGCACCAGCAGCCGGAGGTCACCGCGTTCGCGCGCGAGCACGGCATCCACATCGAGGCCTGGGGCCCGCTCGGCCAGGGCAAGTACCCGCTGTTCGACGCCCCCGAGGTCGCAGGCCCCGCCGAGGCGCACGGCAAGACCCCGGCCCAGGTCGTCATCCGCTGGCACCTGCAGACCGGCAACATCGTGTTCCCGAAGTCCAACCGCCGGGAGCGGATGGCCGAGAACTTCGACGTCTTCGACTTCGAGCTGACCGCCGACGAGGTGGCCGCGATCTCGGCGATGGAGCGGGAGGGCCGCGTCAGCGCCCACCCCGACGAGGTCAACTGACCGCACCTCGCACCTCGCACCTCGGCTGCCGAAGGGCACGTCGTTGTCGCTTTCGCCCGCGAAAAGCGACAACGACGTGCGCTTCGTGCTGAGGGTACCGAACTTTCGAATTGTGTAATACGATTTGTGCGTGGATGGTGAGACGGTGAACGGGCGCCCGGTCAGCGACGCCGAGATCGAGCGATGGGCGGACGAGGCCGAGGCGGGTTATTCCGTCCCCCAGCTGCGCAAGCGCGGACGGAAGCCCGTCGGCACGACGGCCGGCGCTGTGGTGCCCGTGCGCATGGACAAGGAACTCTTGGATGCGCTGAGCGCCAGGGCCGCGCACGATCACGTCAGCCGGTCCGAGGCGATCCGTGCCGCCGTGAAGGCGTGGATCGACGCCGCTTGATCCGGGCGCACAGGTCGGCCCTGAAACACGACATCAGCGAAACCGACGGCATCTACGCGGCCGAGCACGCCGTCTTCTTTTCGGACCTCGACGATGAGAGCCCCGCGCGGGAATTCCGACTCGGTTTCGACGCAGCGGGCCGCCTGCTCGAACTCGTCGTCCTACGCTTCGACAGCGGCGAGGAGTTGCTCATCCACGCGATGAAGGCGCGACCGGCGTACTACGAGCTTCTCGACTGACCGTGCTTCGTGCTTCCGCGGCTAGGCTCGCGGGGTGAGGATTACGACGATCACCGGGAAGATCATCTACATCGTCGGCGTGTTCGGGCTCATCCTTGTGCTGAACGGGTTGTTCCTCTTTCCGTACCTGAACCCGACGATCGACGTGCTGATCGTGGCCGTGCTCAACGTGGCCTACGTGATCGTGGGCGTGCGCACCTTCCGCGGCGCCGGCGAGAACCGCGACGACCCGCGCGCCTGGTGGCGGGCAACCGCGCGCCCCGCGGCCGGCTTCTGGCTGGGCGGCATCCTCGCCTTCCTGGCGTTCATCGCCGGTGTCGGGGCGTTCTCCAGCAAGCCGGAGAACGCGTTCGTGCCCGCGGTCGCGTTCTTGGCGTACGCGCTGCTCGCCGTGTTCTACCTGCACTCCTCCTACCGCTTGCACAGCATGGACGTCGCCCCCTGATCCCAGCCCGCGCGAAGCCCGCGAGTACGAAGATTCTCTCCGTACTCGTCGGTTTCGGGCGCATTTTCTGCGTACTCGACGGTCAGGCGACCGGGGTCTCCGCCTCGTAGCGGGCGACCAGCTCGCGCTTGAGCACCTTGCCGCTCGGCCCGAGCGGCAGCGCCTCCAGGATCTCCACCCGGCGCGGGAACTTGTACGCCGCCACGTGCTCCTGAGCGAACGCCAGCAGGTCCTCCGCCTCGGCGCTCGTGCCCGGCATCAGCGTCACCGCGGCCATGATCTCCTGGCCGTGCGTCTCGTGCGCGACGCCGAACACCGCCACCATCGCGACGGCGGGATGCGTCGACAGCACCTCCTCCACCTCCCGCGGGTACACGTTGTAGCCGTTGCGCACGATCATGTCCTTCTTGCGGTCCACGATGGTGATGTAGTCGTCGTCGCTCTTGGTGCCGAGGTCGCCCGTGCGGAACCAGCCGTCCACGACCGCCTCGGCGTTCGCCTCCGGCAGGTTCAGGTACCCCTTCATGAGGTTGTGGCCGCGCACCACGATCTCGCCGAGCTCCCCGCGCGGCAGCAGCTCGATCCGGTCGTCCACCTCCGCGTCGGCGATCTCGACGTCCACGCCCCAGATCGGCGTGCCGACGGTCCCGACCCTGGTCGGCAGCCCGCGGTGATTGAAGGACGCGACGGGCGAGGTCTCGGTGAGCCCGTAGCCCTCGTGCACGTCGATGCCGTACACCTCCTTCATCCGCTCGATGACGGCGACAGGGATGGCCGCTCCGCCGCTCATCCCGTAGCGCAGCGGCGGCCGCTCCGGATTCGACTTCGCCGCCTCCAGCAGCGCGATGTACATCGTCGGGACGCCGGTCATGATCGTGCAGCCGTGCGCGTTCAGGAGCTGCAGGGCGGTCGCGCCGTCGAACTTCGGCACGAGCACGACGGCCGCGCCCGCCCGGAAGCCCATGTTCATCACGCACGTCTGGCCGAACGTGTGGAACAGCGGAAGGCAGCCGAGGATGCGGTCCTCCGGCTCCACGTCCAGCGCGCCGGCGAGGAGCACGTTCACCTGCTCGACGAGCGAGAAGTGGCAGCCCTCCGCACCCTTCGGCTTGCCGGTCGTCCCGCTCGTGTACAGAATCGTCGCGGTGTCGAACGGGTCGCGCGGCAGGTACGTGTCGATCGGCGTCGCGGCGGCCGCCTCCTGCTCCAGCCGGGGGAACGGCAGCTGGTCGGCCAGCTCGTCCGGCACCAGCACCGAGAGCGTGTCCACCCCGGCGAGCGCCGCCCCCTTCGCACCCTCGCCGAGCAGCGGGGCCGCGCAGATCAGCAGCGACGCCCCGGAGTCGCGCAGCACGTATACGATCTCCTCCGCCTTCAGCAGCGCGTGGATGGGGACGACCACCGCGCCGAGCGCGAGGACGCCGTAGTAGGCGCGCGGGAAGTCCGGCACGTTCGGGATCATCAGAGCCACCCGGTCCCCGGGCCCGACGCCGCGGTCGCGCAGCGCCCCCGCGTAGCGCCTGGTCTGCTCCCACAGCTCGCCGTACCGGATCTCCGCCCCGCCGAAGACGAGGGCGACGTTGTCGGGCAGCCGGTGCGCGGTCTCGGCCAGGATGCTGGCGACCGACATGGTGGCAAAGCCGTGGTTCATTTCGGGGGCTCCTTCGTCGTCGTTGACAGGACCCGTTCGGGTTGAGGGAAACCTACGTCACCGCCACCCGCGCCGCAACGCCCCCGTGCGGGCGGCCGCCCCGGCTGCACTCCCGCCCCCTCCGCCGGATAGACTGGAGGGCTCATGTCTGCCCCCGCCGCCCTCCCCCGCATCACGTTCCCGCCCGAGCTGCCGGTCAGCCAGCGGCGGGACGACATCGCGCGCGCGATCAGCGAGAACCAGGTCGTGATCGTCGCCGGCGAGACCGGGTCGGGCAAGACGACGCAGCTGCCGAAGATCTGCCTGGAGCTCGGGCGCACCTCGATCGGCCACACCCAGCCGCGGCGGATCGCCGCGCGCACGATCGCCGAGCGCATCGCCGAGGAGCTCGGCCAGTCCGTCGGCGAGCTGGTGGGCTACCAGGTCCGCTTCACCGACCGGGTGTCGCAGGCGACCAGGATCAAGCTGATGACCGACGGCATCCTGCTGAACGAGATCCACCGCGACCGGCTGCTGCGCAAATACGACACGATCATCATCGACGAGGCCCACGAGCGCAGCCTCAACATCGACTTCCTGCTCGGTTACCTCAGGGAGCTGCTGCCGAAGCGTCCCGACCTGAAGGTGATCATCACGTCGGCGACGATCGACCCGGAGAGCTTCGCCGCGCACTTCGCCGCCGCCGACGGCACTCCTGCGCCGATCGTCGAGGTGTCCGGCCGTACGTTCCCGGTCGAGATCCGCTACCGGCCGCTCGTCGCCGAGCAGCTGGAGGAGGACGAGGACGACCCGGATCCCGTCCCCGGCGCCGACCGCGACTACCTGCAGGGCATCAACGACGCCCTCGACGAGCTCGCCCGCGAGGCCGGTGGCGATGTGCTCGTCTTCCTCTCCGGCGAGACCGAGATCCGGGATGCGGCGGACGCGATCCGCGGCAGGAACCTGCCGGGCACCGAGGTGCTGCCGCTCTACGGCCGGCTCTCCGCCGCCGAGCAGCACCGCGTCTTCCAGCCCTCGGCGATGCCGGGCGTGCGGCGCCGGGTGGTGCTTGCGACGAACGTCGCCGAGACCAGCCTCACCGTCCCCGGCATCAAGTACGTGATCGACGCCGGGACCGCGCGCATCAGCCGCTACTCCACGCGGGCGAAGGTGCAGCGGCTGCCGATCGAGGCGGTGTCGCAGGCGAGCGCCAACCAGCGCTCTGGGCGCTCCGGCCGCACCAGCGACGGCATCGCCATCCGGTTGTACTCGCAGGAGGACTTCGAGAAGCGTCCCGAGTTCACCGAGCCGGAGATCCTGCGCACCAACCTCGCTGCGGTCATCCTGCAGATGATCTCGCTCGGCCTCGGCGACATCGCCGCGTTCCCGTTCCTCACCCCGCCGGACTCGCGGGGCATCAAGGACGGTCTCGACCTGCTCGCGGAGCTCGGCGCGGTGGTGAAGGGGAAGGACGGGTCCAACGCCCTCACCAAGGTCGGCCGCTCGCTCGCCCAGCTCCCGATCGACCCGCGGTTCGCCCGGATGGTCGTGGAGTCGAAGCGGCACAACACCTCCCGCGAGGTGATGGCCATCGTCGCCGGGCTCACCATCCAGGATGTTCGCGAGCGCCCGGTCGAGAAGCGCGGCAGCGCGGACGAGAAGCACGCGCGCTTCGCCGACCCGACCAGCGACTTCCTGACCCTGCTGAACCTCTGGAACTACCTGGAGGAGAAGAAGAAGGAGCTCTCCTCCTCCGCATTCCGCCGGCTGTGCAAGGCCGAGTACCTGAACTTCCTGCGGGTGCGCGAGTGGCAGGACGTCTACCGGCAGCTTCGCCAGCTGGCGAAGCCGCTCGGCCTCACGATCGGCGAGCCCTCGGTGAACCCGGACGGCATCCACCGCTCGCTGCTGGCCGGGCTGCTCTCGCACATCGGCATCAAGGACCTCACCGCCTCCGGCAACAAGGGCGGCGCGCGCGGCTCGCGGCAGTCGGAGTACCTCGGCGCGCGGCAGGCGCGGTTCGTGATCTTCCCCGGATCGACGCTCGCCAAGAAGCAGCCGAACACGATCATGTCCGCCGAGCTGGTGGAGACCTCCCGGCTGTTCGCGCGCACCAACGCCGCCATCGACCCGGCCTGGGCGGAGCCGATCGCCGGGGATCTCTGCAAGCGGCAGTACAGCGAGCCGCACTGGGAGAAGAACCAGGGCGCGGTCGTCGCGTACGAGCGGGTCACGCTGTACGGCGTCCCGATCATCTCTCGCCGCCGCGTGCAGTACGCGCGCATCGACGCTGAGCTCTCCCGGGAGCTGTTCATCCGGCATGCACTCGTCGACGGCGAGTGGGACTCGCACCAGGCGTTCGACCGCGCCAACCGGAAGCTGCGCGCCGAGCTGCGCGAGCTGGAGGAGCGCACCAGGCGACGCGACATCCTGAACGACGACGAGGCGGTCTTCGAGTTCTACGACCGCCGCATCCCGGCCGACGTCGTCTCCACCCGCACGTTCGAGGGATGGTGGAAGAAGGCCAGGAACGAGACGCCGGACCTGCTCACGATGACCCAGGAGGCGCTCCTCGACGAGGAGGCCGCCGACGTCGACGAGGAGGCGTTCCCTCCCGTGTGGCGGCAGGGCGACCAGCGGCTCACGCTGCGCTACCGCTTCGAGCCGGGCGCGGAGGACGACGGGGTGACCGTCCAGGTGCCGCTGCCCCTCCTCGCCGGCCTCCTGCCGGACGGCTTCGACTGGCAGGTCCCCGGGCTCCGGCACGAGCTCGTGACCGCGCTGATCAAGTCGCTGCCGAAGGCGATCCGCCGCCAGGTGGTCCCCGCCGCCGACTGGGCGCAGCGCCTGCTCGGCGAGCTCTCCGATGCCGCCGGGATGCGCGCACACGACGGCGCGAAGCCCGCGGCCTCCCTCGCCGACACGCTCGCCGCGACGATCTCGCGGCTCACCGGCTCCCGCGTCAGCGGAAGCGACTTCGACCTCGAGCGGCTGCCCGCGCACCTGCGCCCGACCTTCCAGGTGATCGGCGAACGCGGCCGCCCGCTCGCCTCCGGCAAGGACCTCGGCGCGCTGCAGGACCGGCTCCGGTCGCGCGCGCGGGACTCGGTGGCGCGCGTGGCGGAGGCGCGGACCCCGAACGCTCTGGAGCGCGCCGGGCTCACGACGTGGGACTTCGACGAGCTGCCACGGTTCCTCGACAGCACGCAGAAGGGCCCGAACGGCACCACGAACACCATCCGGGCGTATCCCGCGTTGGTGGACGACGGCCAGAGCGTGAGCATCCGGCTGATGTCGACGCCGGCCGACCAGGCCCGGGCGATCCCGGGAGGCGTACGCCGGCTGCTGCTGGCGAGCATCCCGTCGCCCGTCGCGTACGTGCAGCAGCACCTCACGTCGAACGAGAAGCTCACCCTCGCGGCCAGCCCGTACCCGAATACCAAGGCACTGTTCGACGACTGCCTGCTCGCGGTGATCGACTCGGTGCTGTACCGGATGAAGCCGGACGGCCAACTGTTCATGCGGGCCGAGTTCGAGGCGGTGCGCGACCGGGTCTCCGGCGTGGTGATGGACTCGATGTTCGAGACCGTCGCACTCGTCACCCGAATCCTGACCGCCGCCCGGGCCGCGGACAAGGCGATCTCGGGCACGACCGCCCTGGCCTACCTGCCCGCGCTGAACGACGCCAAGGGCCAGCTCGCGGGGCTGGTCTATCCTGGATTCGTCTCGGCGACCGGCCTGCCGCAGCTCGCGCAGCTCCCCCGCTACCTGAACGGGATCACCCAGCGCATGCAGGCGCTCCCGACGAACCCCGGACGCGACCGCGCCTGGCAGACGCAGGTGGAGACGGCGGTGGCGCTCTACACGGACGCCGGCGGCCGCATCCCGCCCGCGCCGCACGCGCCGGAGCACCTCGTGCACGCCCGCTGGATGCTGGAGGAGTTCCGCGTCTCCCTGTTCGCGCAGTCCCTCGGCACCGCCGAGACCGTCTCCCTCCAGCGCATCCGCAAGGTCCTCGGCTCCTGATTCGCCCGGCGAGCTGCCGAACACATGAAAAAGGTCGCCTTTCGGGTCGATTCGCGACATTTTTCCTGTGCTCGGCGGCCCGAAGCGAGGCTAGACGGGCAGGTGGAAGCCGCCGTTGGAGTGCAGGAGCTGGCCGTTGATCCAGCCGCCGCGGTCGGAGAGCAGGAACGAGACGAGGTCGGCGGTGTCCTCGGGGCGGCCGAGGCGGCCGAGCGCGGTCTCGGCGGCGAGCGCGTCGGCGAGCTCCGGCGTCATCCAGCCGGTGTCGATCGGGCCGGGGTTCAGCACGTTGGCGGTGATGCCGAGGGCCGCCAGCTCCACCGCGGCCGCGATCACGATGCGGTCGAGCGCGCCCTTGCTCGCGCCGTACGGCATGTTGTGCGCGGTGTGGTCGCTGGTCAGCGCAACGATCCGCCCCGACCCGCGCGGGCCATCGAACCGCTCGGCGAACGCCTTGATGAGGAGCCAGGTGCCGCGCGTGTTCACCGCGAAGTGCCGGTCGAAGGCCTCGACGCTGGTGTCGAGGATGCCGCTGTCCACCGAGTGCGCGTGGCTGGCGACCAGCGCGCGCACCGGGCCGAGCCCCGCGTGCACCCGGGCGATGGCCTCGGCGGGGGCCTGCGGATGCGCGACGTCGACCGCGACCGGCAGGGCCCGGGCGCCGAGCGCACGCAGGTCGTCCGCCAGCTCGTCGTGGACGCCGGTGCCCCACGGCATCCCGGCGTCGTAGTCGTCCCAGAAGCCGAAGGCGACGTCCCAGCCGTCCGCGGCGAGGCGCCGGCAGATGCCGTCCCCGATCGAGCCTGGACGACTGGCACCGGTGACGAAGACGACGGGTCGCATCCCGCGATGCTATCCGTTCCGGAGTTCTGCACGCGACACGCCGGGCGCGAGCGTGCAGAACTCCGGAAGCGATGGCGAGGGGCTACAGCACCTTCGAGAGGAAGCTGCGGGTGCGCTGGTGCTGCGGGTTGGCGAGCACCTCGCGCGGGTCGCCCGCCTCGACGACGACGCCGCCGTCCATGAAGACCAGCTCGTCCGCCACCTCGCGGGCGAAGCCCATCTCGTGCGTGACGACGACCATCGTCATGCCGGACGCCGCCAGCCCCTTCATCACGTCGAGCACTTCGCCGACGAGCTCCGGGTCGAGCGCCGAGGTGGGCTCGTCGAAGAGCATCAGCTTCGGGTCCATCGCCAGCGCTCGCGCGATGGCGACGCGCTGCTGCTGGCCGCCCGAGAGCTGCGACGGGTAGTGGTCGCCCTTGTCGGCGAGTCCGACCCTGGCGAGCAGCTCGTTCGCCCGCTCGATCGCGCGCGCCTTCGGCAGGCCCTTCACCCGGATCGGCGCCTCGATGATGTTCTCGAGCGCCGTCATGTGCGGGAACAGGTTGAAGCGCTGGAACACCATCCCGATCTCGCGGCGCTGGCGGTTCGCCTCCTTCGGCTTCAGCTCGTAGAGCTTGTCGCCGTGCTGCCGGTAGCCGACCACTTCTCCGTCGACGGAGAGGCGTCCCGCATCCACCCGCTCCAGGTGGTTGATGCAGCGCAGGAACGTGGACTTGCCGGAGCCGGAGGGGCCGATGATGCAGAGCACCTCGCCCGGCCTCACCGACAGGGAGATGGACTTGAGCACCTCGTTCGAGCCGAAGCTCTTCGAGACGCCCTCGGCCAGCACCATCGGGGTCACGGTCGTGTCGGTCATCCCTTGCCTCCCAGGTCGTTGCCGTCGGGAGCCCCGGCGGCGGGCAGCGCACCGGTGGCGAGCGCCGGCTCCTGCTTGTCGGGTCGCCGCGCGTTCACGCCGCGCGAGAACCGCTTCTCCAGGAAGTACTGCCCGATCATCAGGAGCGACGTGAACAGCAGATACCAGAGCGATGCAACGATCAGCAGCGGGATGGGCGTGTAGGTCACGGCCGAGATGTCGCGCGCGACGCCGTACAGGTCGGTGGTCAGCGGGATCGCCGCCACCAGCGACGTCGTCTTCAGCATCGAGATGACCTCGTTGCCGGTCGGCGGGATGATGACCCGCATCGCCTGCGGGATCACGATCCTGGTCATCGTCTGCCACCAGGACATGCCGAGCGCGGTCGCCGCCTCCTCCTGGCCGCTGTCGACCGAGAGCAGGCCGGCGCGCACGATCTCCGCCATGTACGCCGCCTCGTTGAGCGCGAGGCCGATGACCGCGATGATGAACGCGTTCTGCATGAAGCCCAGGTCGAGGTTCACGCCCAGGTTCGTCCATGGCACGCCGAGGAAGAGGTGCGGGTAGATCAGCGAGAACAGGCCCCAGAAGACCAGCTGCACGTAGACAGGCGTCCCGCGGAAGACCCAGAGGTACAGCCAGGCGATCGACTTCACCACCGGATTCGGCGAGAGCCGCATGACCGCGAGGATCAGGCCGAGGATGACGCCGATGATCATCGAGTAGACCGTCAGCTGGAGCGTCACGAGCGCGGCGGCGCTGATCCGCTTGTCGAACACGTACTTGCCCACGTACTGCCAGCCGTAGGCATCGCGCTGGGCGGCGTCCACGACGAACCACACCAGGAGCAGGATCAGCACGACGGCGAAGAAGATCCGCCAGGGGTGCCTGAGCTTGATCGCCTTGATCGGCTCGGACGGCGGGGCGCCGGCCGGCGACGGGACGGAACCCGTCGCCGGTCCGGCAGGGGTGCCCTGCGACATGGAACTCAGCCCTTCGAGGCGGCGTTGATCTCGGCGGTGGTCACGGCGCCGTCGGCGACGCCCCACTTGTCGAGGATCTTCTTGTAGGTGCCGTCGTCGATCAGCGCCTGGATGGCCTTCTGCAGCACCGGGGTGAGCTTCGAGTTCTTCGCGACCGGGATGCCGTACGGCGCCTCGTCGAAGGTCTTTCCTGCCTCCTGGAGCTTGCCGTTGGACTTGGAGATCGCGTACAGCGTCACCGGCGAGTCCGCGCTGAGCGCGTCGGCCTTGCCCAGGATGACGGCGTTGGTCGCGTCGTCCTGGTTGTCGTAGCGGAGCGCTTGGATCGGCTGCTTGCCTTCGTCCGTGCACTTCTTCGACTTGGCGGGGACCTCGTCGGTGTCCTCGTACGTCGTCGACTGCACGGCTACCTTCAGGCCGCAGGCGTTGTCGGGGTCGACGGTCTTGCCCTTGGCGGAGGCCCAGAGGATGCCGGCGTTGTAGTAGTTGACGAAGTCGACCTGCTGCTCGCGCTCGGTTGTGTCCGTGAACGAGGACATGCCGAAGTCGTCCTTGCCTCCGGTGACGCTCGGGATGATGTTGTCGAACTTCGCGATCGCGTAGTTCACCTTCAGCCCCAGCTTCGCGGCGATGGCGTTGGTGAAGTCGACCTCCCAGCCGACGGGCTGGCCGTTGTCGTCCTTGTACTCGTTCGGCGGGTACGTGTTGTCCATGCCGACGGTGAGGCTTCCGGCGGACTTGATCTTGTCGGGCAGCTGATTGGCGAGAGTGTCGTCCTTCTTCACACTGGACGCGGCGTTCGTCGTTGAACCGCCGGAGGGCGTGGAGTTGTCGACACAACCGGTCAGCGCGAGCGCGGCGACGGCGGCGAGAGCGACCGCAGGGGCCGCAATTCGGATGCGCATGATGGTAGTTATCCTTCTTCCTGGTGCAAGGTATGCAGGACGGGTAAGGGGAGAATACCCCAGGCTGCATGCATTGCATGCATACTAATTCGCGCGTGAAACGCCCCTTTTCCTGCACGTTTCGAGAACATTTCGTGTTTCATTGCGCGGATTCCGTCGTGGGCGACGCCGTGTGACGACCGAACCCGTCATCGCCCGCGTCCGGGTTAGGGTCGGGACGTGACCCAATCGCAACCCGGCCTCGCCAGCACCGCGCGTGTCGTCGTGACGCGCCCGGACGACCCGCTCGCCGCGCCCCTCGTCGAGGAGCTGTCGCGGGAGTACGACCAGCGCTACGGACTGAACGACGGCATCCCCTCCTCCGTCGAGCTGTCCCGCTACCCGGCTGAGCGTTTCACCGCCGAGCAGGGCGGCACGTTCCTGCTGCTGGTGGACGCCGACGGGCAGCCGGTCGCCGGCGGCGCGTTCATGCGCGAGGGCGACGGCGTCGTCGAGGTGAAGCGGGTGTGGACGCACTCCGGCTTCCGCCGCCAGGGCCTCGCCCGCCGCGTGATGACCGAGCTCGAGGCGGAGGCGGCCCGTCGGGGCGTGCACACCGTCGTCCTCACGACCGGCGCGCGTCAGCCCGAGGCCGTCGGCCTGTACCTCTCCCTCGGCTACACCCCGCTGTTCGACCTCGACGGCGACTGGGAAGAGGTCTCCTACCTCGGCTTCCGCAAGTCCCTCTGAGGGGCCGCCGAGCACAGGAAAAGTGTCGCGATCCCGGCCGGATCGCGACACTTTTCCTGTGCTCGGCCGCCTATGGGGCGAGGAGGGAGGCGGCGTGCCGGGTGAGGTCGGCGGCGGGGAGTGTGCGTGCGACGAGGTCGTCAAGGCCGCGGGCGAGCGGGGCGGTGCCCGCGCCGGTCGGCGTGACGCCCGTCACGGCGAGTGCGTCGG
It encodes the following:
- the hrpA gene encoding ATP-dependent RNA helicase HrpA — translated: MSAPAALPRITFPPELPVSQRRDDIARAISENQVVIVAGETGSGKTTQLPKICLELGRTSIGHTQPRRIAARTIAERIAEELGQSVGELVGYQVRFTDRVSQATRIKLMTDGILLNEIHRDRLLRKYDTIIIDEAHERSLNIDFLLGYLRELLPKRPDLKVIITSATIDPESFAAHFAAADGTPAPIVEVSGRTFPVEIRYRPLVAEQLEEDEDDPDPVPGADRDYLQGINDALDELAREAGGDVLVFLSGETEIRDAADAIRGRNLPGTEVLPLYGRLSAAEQHRVFQPSAMPGVRRRVVLATNVAETSLTVPGIKYVIDAGTARISRYSTRAKVQRLPIEAVSQASANQRSGRSGRTSDGIAIRLYSQEDFEKRPEFTEPEILRTNLAAVILQMISLGLGDIAAFPFLTPPDSRGIKDGLDLLAELGAVVKGKDGSNALTKVGRSLAQLPIDPRFARMVVESKRHNTSREVMAIVAGLTIQDVRERPVEKRGSADEKHARFADPTSDFLTLLNLWNYLEEKKKELSSSAFRRLCKAEYLNFLRVREWQDVYRQLRQLAKPLGLTIGEPSVNPDGIHRSLLAGLLSHIGIKDLTASGNKGGARGSRQSEYLGARQARFVIFPGSTLAKKQPNTIMSAELVETSRLFARTNAAIDPAWAEPIAGDLCKRQYSEPHWEKNQGAVVAYERVTLYGVPIISRRRVQYARIDAELSRELFIRHALVDGEWDSHQAFDRANRKLRAELRELEERTRRRDILNDDEAVFEFYDRRIPADVVSTRTFEGWWKKARNETPDLLTMTQEALLDEEAADVDEEAFPPVWRQGDQRLTLRYRFEPGAEDDGVTVQVPLPLLAGLLPDGFDWQVPGLRHELVTALIKSLPKAIRRQVVPAADWAQRLLGELSDAAGMRAHDGAKPAASLADTLAATISRLTGSRVSGSDFDLERLPAHLRPTFQVIGERGRPLASGKDLGALQDRLRSRARDSVARVAEARTPNALERAGLTTWDFDELPRFLDSTQKGPNGTTNTIRAYPALVDDGQSVSIRLMSTPADQARAIPGGVRRLLLASIPSPVAYVQQHLTSNEKLTLAASPYPNTKALFDDCLLAVIDSVLYRMKPDGQLFMRAEFEAVRDRVSGVVMDSMFETVALVTRILTAARAADKAISGTTALAYLPALNDAKGQLAGLVYPGFVSATGLPQLAQLPRYLNGITQRMQALPTNPGRDRAWQTQVETAVALYTDAGGRIPPAPHAPEHLVHARWMLEEFRVSLFAQSLGTAETVSLQRIRKVLGS
- a CDS encoding SDR family oxidoreductase, with the translated sequence MRPVVFVTGASRPGSIGDGICRRLAADGWDVAFGFWDDYDAGMPWGTGVHDELADDLRALGARALPVAVDVAHPQAPAEAIARVHAGLGPVRALVASHAHSVDSGILDTSVEAFDRHFAVNTRGTWLLIKAFAERFDGPRGSGRIVALTSDHTAHNMPYGASKGALDRIVIAAAVELAALGITANVLNPGPIDTGWMTPELADALAAETALGRLGRPEDTADLVSFLLSDRGGWINGQLLHSNGGFHLPV
- a CDS encoding amino acid ABC transporter ATP-binding protein; its protein translation is MTDTTVTPMVLAEGVSKSFGSNEVLKSISLSVRPGEVLCIIGPSGSGKSTFLRCINHLERVDAGRLSVDGEVVGYRQHGDKLYELKPKEANRQRREIGMVFQRFNLFPHMTALENIIEAPIRVKGLPKARAIERANELLARVGLADKGDHYPSQLSGGQQQRVAIARALAMDPKLMLFDEPTSALDPELVGEVLDVMKGLAASGMTMVVVTHEMGFAREVADELVFMDGGVVVEAGDPREVLANPQHQRTRSFLSKVL
- a CDS encoding amino acid ABC transporter permease, producing MSQGTPAGPATGSVPSPAGAPPSEPIKAIKLRHPWRIFFAVVLILLLVWFVVDAAQRDAYGWQYVGKYVFDKRISAAALVTLQLTVYSMIIGVILGLILAVMRLSPNPVVKSIAWLYLWVFRGTPVYVQLVFWGLFSLIYPHLFLGVPWTNLGVNLDLGFMQNAFIIAVIGLALNEAAYMAEIVRAGLLSVDSGQEEAATALGMSWWQTMTRIVIPQAMRVIIPPTGNEVISMLKTTSLVAAIPLTTDLYGVARDISAVTYTPIPLLIVASLWYLLFTSLLMIGQYFLEKRFSRGVNARRPDKQEPALATGALPAAGAPDGNDLGGKG